The Vulpes vulpes isolate BD-2025 chromosome 8, VulVul3, whole genome shotgun sequence genome has a window encoding:
- the RBP5 gene encoding retinol-binding protein 5: MPPNLTGYYCFVSQKNMEDYLQALNINMALRKIVLLLKPDKEIDHQGNHMIVKTLSTFRNYILEFEVGVEFEEDLRIVDGRKCQTIVTWEEEQLVCVQKGEVPNRGWRHWLEGEKLYLELTARGAVCEQVFRKVK; encoded by the exons ATGCCTCCCAACCTCACCGGCTACTACTGCTTTGTCTCACAGAAGAACATGGAGGACTACCTGCAAGCCCTAA ACATCAACATGGCTCTGCGGAAGATAGTGCTGCTGCTCAAGCCAGACAAGGAGATTGACCATCAGGGCAACCACATGATAGTGAAGACCCTCAGCACGTTCCGCAACTACATTCTGGAATTCGAGGTGGGAGTTGAGTTTGAGGAAGATCTAAGGATCGTGGATGGACGAAAATGCCAG ACCATTGTAACctgggaggaggagcagctggTATGTGTGCAGAAAGGGGAGGTCCCTAACCGAGGCTGGAGACACTGGCTGGAGGGAGAGAAGTTGTATCTG GAACTGACTGCAAGGGGTGCCGTGTGCGAGCAAGTCTTCAGGAAAGTCAAATAG